One genomic segment of Scophthalmus maximus strain ysfricsl-2021 chromosome 3, ASM2237912v1, whole genome shotgun sequence includes these proteins:
- the LOC118314346 gene encoding ectonucleoside triphosphate diphosphohydrolase 2 isoform X1 gives MDLRYSRSIPAAALLVLSLVGILLLVLPAREVETPPETMYGIVLDAGSSHTSMYIYKWPADKLNGTGIVTQHSQCDAKGGGISSYAGVRGGAAESLKACLDQAVKDIPKSRHRQTPLYLGATAGMRLLKINNATETDRILKEVENKLRSYPFEFKEAVILSGQQEGAYGWVTVNYLHENFAKYGFVGRWLNPGRETTGALDLGGASTQITFETSEQVEDGDNLMELKLYGQTHRLYTHSYLCYGQDQFLRKLMAHLIMTQGVKPEVSHPCYPQRFNMSIKLGRDVFNSPCTKNHTSAPFDPQMTVQVFGTGDYHNCLSTVKRMFSFDKCPYSRCSFDGVFQPSVRGSFMAFSAFFFIHRDLSILADMAITTASQMEEAVRRVCIMTISEITAKTKQPEKFLKNICATSNYMQVLLTQGYRFDNVSFPSISFQEKVEGASVGWALGFMLSLSNLVPAESCGQMTALPSGPWACVLLLFITLLLVALAYLLISHIKTRADKDMV, from the exons ATGGACCTGCGCTACTCCCGAAGCATCCCCGCGGCTGCGCTGCTCGTCCTGTCGTTGGTCGGGATCCTCCTGCTCGTGCTTCCGGCCAGAGAGGTGGAGACGCCTCCCGAAACCATG TACGGAATCGTTCTAGACGCAGGCTCGTCCCACACCTCCATGTACATCTACAAATGGCCGGCGGACAAGCTGAACGGCACTGGCATTGTCACCCAGCACAGCCAGTGTGACGCAAAAG GGGGAGGGATATCCAGCTATGCAGGAGTCCGTGGTGGTGCAGCAGAGAGTCTGAAGGCGTGTCTGGATCAAGCTGTGAAGGACATCCCCAAatccagacacagacaaactccACTGTACCTGGGGGCAACTGCGGGCATGAGGCTCTTGAA aataaacaatgccaCAGAGACAGACCGGATACTGAAGGAAGTGGAAAACAAACTGCGGTCTTACCCCTTCGAATTCAAAGAGGCAGTCATCCTGAGCGGACAGCAGGAGGGCGCATACGGCTGGGTCACAGTCAATTACTTGCATGAAAACTTTGCCAAG TATGGTTTCGTCGGGCGTTGGCTGAATCCCGGCAGAGAGACGACTGGAGCTTTGGATTTAGGTGGAGCTTCCACTCAGATCACTTTCGAGACCTCGGAACAAGTGGAGGACGGTGATAACTTAATGGAGCTGAAGCTTTACGGACAAACCCATCGACTATACACGCACAGCTACCTGTGCTATGGCCAAGACCAGTTCCTGAGGAAACTGATGGCCCATCTTATCATG ACTCAAGGTGTGAAGCCCGAAGTGTCCCACCCGTGCTACCCGCAACGGTTCAACATGTCCATCAAGCTGGGCAGGGATGTCTTTAATTCTCCGTGCACTAAGAATCACACATCCGCCCCGTTCGACCCCCAGATGACTGTGCAAGTATTCGGCACGGGAGACTACCACAACTGCCTGAGCACTGTGAAACGGATGTTCTCCTTCGACAAATGCCCTTACTCCAGGTGCTCCTTTGATGGGGTCTTCCAGCCCAGCGTGAGAGGAAGCTTCATG GCATTTTCTGCCTTCTTCTTCATTCACAGAGACCTCAGCATCCTCGCCGACATGGCCATCACGACGGCCAGTCAAATGGAGGAGGCGGTTCGACGCGTCTGCATCATGACCATCTCTGAG ATAACTGCAAAGACAAAGCAGCCAGAGAAATTCCTGAAAAATATCTGCGCCACCTCCAACTACATGCAGGTCCTTTTAACGCAGGGGTACAGGTTCGACAACGTCTcgtttccctccatctctttccaGGAAAAG GTGGAAGGAGCATCCGTGGGCTGGGCCCTGGGATTCATGCTGAGTCTGAGCAACTTGGTACCAGCAGAGAGCTGTGGACAGATGACGGCTCTGCCCTCGGGGCCTTGGGCCTgcgtcctccttctcttcatcacgctcctcctcgtcgctcTGGCGTACCTACTGATAAGCCACATAAAGACAAGAGCTGACAAAGACATGGTGTAG
- the LOC118314346 gene encoding ectonucleoside triphosphate diphosphohydrolase 2 isoform X2: protein MDLRYSRSIPAAALLVLSLVGILLLVLPAREVETPPETMYGIVLDAGSSHTSMYIYKWPADKLNGTGIVTQHSQCDAKGGGISSYAGVRGGAAESLKACLDQAVKDIPKSRHRQTPLYLGATAGMRLLKINNATETDRILKEVENKLRSYPFEFKEAVILSGQQEGAYGWVTVNYLHENFAKTQGVKPEVSHPCYPQRFNMSIKLGRDVFNSPCTKNHTSAPFDPQMTVQVFGTGDYHNCLSTVKRMFSFDKCPYSRCSFDGVFQPSVRGSFMAFSAFFFIHRDLSILADMAITTASQMEEAVRRVCIMTISEITAKTKQPEKFLKNICATSNYMQVLLTQGYRFDNVSFPSISFQEKVEGASVGWALGFMLSLSNLVPAESCGQMTALPSGPWACVLLLFITLLLVALAYLLISHIKTRADKDMV from the exons ATGGACCTGCGCTACTCCCGAAGCATCCCCGCGGCTGCGCTGCTCGTCCTGTCGTTGGTCGGGATCCTCCTGCTCGTGCTTCCGGCCAGAGAGGTGGAGACGCCTCCCGAAACCATG TACGGAATCGTTCTAGACGCAGGCTCGTCCCACACCTCCATGTACATCTACAAATGGCCGGCGGACAAGCTGAACGGCACTGGCATTGTCACCCAGCACAGCCAGTGTGACGCAAAAG GGGGAGGGATATCCAGCTATGCAGGAGTCCGTGGTGGTGCAGCAGAGAGTCTGAAGGCGTGTCTGGATCAAGCTGTGAAGGACATCCCCAAatccagacacagacaaactccACTGTACCTGGGGGCAACTGCGGGCATGAGGCTCTTGAA aataaacaatgccaCAGAGACAGACCGGATACTGAAGGAAGTGGAAAACAAACTGCGGTCTTACCCCTTCGAATTCAAAGAGGCAGTCATCCTGAGCGGACAGCAGGAGGGCGCATACGGCTGGGTCACAGTCAATTACTTGCATGAAAACTTTGCCAAG ACTCAAGGTGTGAAGCCCGAAGTGTCCCACCCGTGCTACCCGCAACGGTTCAACATGTCCATCAAGCTGGGCAGGGATGTCTTTAATTCTCCGTGCACTAAGAATCACACATCCGCCCCGTTCGACCCCCAGATGACTGTGCAAGTATTCGGCACGGGAGACTACCACAACTGCCTGAGCACTGTGAAACGGATGTTCTCCTTCGACAAATGCCCTTACTCCAGGTGCTCCTTTGATGGGGTCTTCCAGCCCAGCGTGAGAGGAAGCTTCATG GCATTTTCTGCCTTCTTCTTCATTCACAGAGACCTCAGCATCCTCGCCGACATGGCCATCACGACGGCCAGTCAAATGGAGGAGGCGGTTCGACGCGTCTGCATCATGACCATCTCTGAG ATAACTGCAAAGACAAAGCAGCCAGAGAAATTCCTGAAAAATATCTGCGCCACCTCCAACTACATGCAGGTCCTTTTAACGCAGGGGTACAGGTTCGACAACGTCTcgtttccctccatctctttccaGGAAAAG GTGGAAGGAGCATCCGTGGGCTGGGCCCTGGGATTCATGCTGAGTCTGAGCAACTTGGTACCAGCAGAGAGCTGTGGACAGATGACGGCTCTGCCCTCGGGGCCTTGGGCCTgcgtcctccttctcttcatcacgctcctcctcgtcgctcTGGCGTACCTACTGATAAGCCACATAAAGACAAGAGCTGACAAAGACATGGTGTAG